A region of Neovison vison isolate M4711 chromosome 7, ASM_NN_V1, whole genome shotgun sequence DNA encodes the following proteins:
- the B3GAT1 gene encoding galactosylgalactosylxylosylprotein 3-beta-glucuronosyltransferase 1 isoform X3 codes for MPKRRDILAIVLIVLPWTLLVTVWHQSTIAPLLTTHKDDGSDPRRDAPPGADPREYCMSDRGIVEVVRTEYVYTRPPPWSDTLPTIHVVTPTYSRPVQKAELTRMANTLLHVPNLHWLVVEDAPRRTPLTARLLRDTGLNYTHLHVETPRNYKLRGDARDPRIPRGTMQRNLALRWLRETFPRNSSQPGVVYFADDDNTYSLELFEEMRSTRRVSVWPVAFVGGLRYEAPRVNGAGKVVGWKTVFDPHRPFAIDMAGFAVNLRLILQRSQAYFKLRGVKGGYQESSLLRELVTLNDLEPKAANCTKILVWHTRTEKPVLVNEGKKGFTDPAVEI; via the exons ATGCCGAAAAGACGGGACATCCTTGCGATTGTCCTCATCGTATTGCCCTGGACACTACTTGTCACCGTGTGGCACCAGAGCACCATCGCGCCTCTGCTCACCACGCACAAGG ATGACGGCAGTGACCCCCGGCGCGACGCGCCCCCGGGCGCTGACCCCCGGGAATACTGCATGTCGGACCGTGGCATCGTGGAGGTAGTGCGCACGGAGTACGTGTATACACGGCCCCCGCCGTGGTCGGACACACTGCCCACCATCCACGTGGTGACGCCCACCTACAGCCGCCCGGTGCAGAAGGCTGAGCTGACACGCATGGCCAACACGCTGCTGCACGTGCCCAACCTGCACTGGCTGGTGGTGGAGGACGCGCCGCGCCGGACGCCGCTCACCGCACGCCTGCTGCGCGACACCGGCCTCAACTACACGCATCTGCACGTGGAGACGCCCCGCAACTACAAGCTGCGCGGCGACGCCCGCGACCCGCGCATCCCGCGGGGTACCATGCAGCGCAACCTGGCCCTGCGCTGGCTGCGTGAGACTTTCCCGCGCAACTCCAGCCAGCCGGGCGTGGTCTACTTCGCCGACGACGACAACACCTACAGTCTGGAGCTCTTTGAGGAG ATGCGCAGCACCAGGAGGGTGTCTGTGTGGCCCGTTGCCTTCGTTGGTGGCCTTCGGTACGAGGCCCCACGGGTCAACGGGGCAGGGAAGGTGGTCGGCTGGAAGACAGTGTTCGACCCACACCGACCATTTGCAATAGACATGGCTGGATTTGCCGTCAACCTGAGGCTCATTCTACAGCGTAGCCAGGCCTACTTCAAGCTGCGTGGTGTGAAAGGAGGCTACCAAGAAAGCAGCCTCCTCCGAGAACTTGTTACCCTCAATGAcctggagcccaaggcagccaaCTGCACCAAG ATCCTGGTCTGGCACACACGGACAGAGAAGCCAGTGCTGGtgaatgaggggaaaaaaggcttCACTGACCCTGCTGTGGAGATCTGA
- the B3GAT1 gene encoding galactosylgalactosylxylosylprotein 3-beta-glucuronosyltransferase 1 isoform X2 encodes MGNEELWAQPALEMPKRRDILAIVLIVLPWTLLVTVWHQSTIAPLLTTHKDDGSDPRRDAPPGADPREYCMSDRGIVEVVRTEYVYTRPPPWSDTLPTIHVVTPTYSRPVQKAELTRMANTLLHVPNLHWLVVEDAPRRTPLTARLLRDTGLNYTHLHVETPRNYKLRGDARDPRIPRGTMQRNLALRWLRETFPRNSSQPGVVYFADDDNTYSLELFEEMRSTRRVSVWPVAFVGGLRYEAPRVNGAGKVVGWKTVFDPHRPFAIDMAGFAVNLRLILQRSQAYFKLRGVKGGYQESSLLRELVTLNDLEPKAANCTKILVWHTRTEKPVLVNEGKKGFTDPAVEI; translated from the exons ATGG GTAACGAGGAGCTGTGGGCCCAGCCAGCCTTGGAGATGCCGAAAAGACGGGACATCCTTGCGATTGTCCTCATCGTATTGCCCTGGACACTACTTGTCACCGTGTGGCACCAGAGCACCATCGCGCCTCTGCTCACCACGCACAAGG ATGACGGCAGTGACCCCCGGCGCGACGCGCCCCCGGGCGCTGACCCCCGGGAATACTGCATGTCGGACCGTGGCATCGTGGAGGTAGTGCGCACGGAGTACGTGTATACACGGCCCCCGCCGTGGTCGGACACACTGCCCACCATCCACGTGGTGACGCCCACCTACAGCCGCCCGGTGCAGAAGGCTGAGCTGACACGCATGGCCAACACGCTGCTGCACGTGCCCAACCTGCACTGGCTGGTGGTGGAGGACGCGCCGCGCCGGACGCCGCTCACCGCACGCCTGCTGCGCGACACCGGCCTCAACTACACGCATCTGCACGTGGAGACGCCCCGCAACTACAAGCTGCGCGGCGACGCCCGCGACCCGCGCATCCCGCGGGGTACCATGCAGCGCAACCTGGCCCTGCGCTGGCTGCGTGAGACTTTCCCGCGCAACTCCAGCCAGCCGGGCGTGGTCTACTTCGCCGACGACGACAACACCTACAGTCTGGAGCTCTTTGAGGAG ATGCGCAGCACCAGGAGGGTGTCTGTGTGGCCCGTTGCCTTCGTTGGTGGCCTTCGGTACGAGGCCCCACGGGTCAACGGGGCAGGGAAGGTGGTCGGCTGGAAGACAGTGTTCGACCCACACCGACCATTTGCAATAGACATGGCTGGATTTGCCGTCAACCTGAGGCTCATTCTACAGCGTAGCCAGGCCTACTTCAAGCTGCGTGGTGTGAAAGGAGGCTACCAAGAAAGCAGCCTCCTCCGAGAACTTGTTACCCTCAATGAcctggagcccaaggcagccaaCTGCACCAAG ATCCTGGTCTGGCACACACGGACAGAGAAGCCAGTGCTGGtgaatgaggggaaaaaaggcttCACTGACCCTGCTGTGGAGATCTGA
- the B3GAT1 gene encoding galactosylgalactosylxylosylprotein 3-beta-glucuronosyltransferase 1 isoform X1 produces the protein MPVGDRSSFHSGRQTGAVLREMAIHALLGKPQCCEPHSKAPGLWPSCSALSCRCPLHRVPDRALGQPPLLSLWSGQTPQTCFRNGWVVSAGNEELWAQPALEMPKRRDILAIVLIVLPWTLLVTVWHQSTIAPLLTTHKDDGSDPRRDAPPGADPREYCMSDRGIVEVVRTEYVYTRPPPWSDTLPTIHVVTPTYSRPVQKAELTRMANTLLHVPNLHWLVVEDAPRRTPLTARLLRDTGLNYTHLHVETPRNYKLRGDARDPRIPRGTMQRNLALRWLRETFPRNSSQPGVVYFADDDNTYSLELFEEMRSTRRVSVWPVAFVGGLRYEAPRVNGAGKVVGWKTVFDPHRPFAIDMAGFAVNLRLILQRSQAYFKLRGVKGGYQESSLLRELVTLNDLEPKAANCTKILVWHTRTEKPVLVNEGKKGFTDPAVEI, from the exons ATGCCTGTGGGGGACAGAAGCTCATTTCATTCAGGCAGGCAAACTGGGGCAGTCCTCAGGGAGATGGCAATCCACGCTCTACTGGGAAAACCCCAATGCTGTGAGCCCCACAGCAAGGCCCCAGGTCTCTGGCCATCCTGTTCTGCTCTCTCTTGCAGGTGTCCACTTCACAGGGTTCCTGATCGTGCTCTTGGACAGCCACCCCTTCTCAGTCTCTGGTCTGGCCAGACTCCGCAAACCTGCTTCCGCAATGGGTGGGTTGTGAGTGCTG GTAACGAGGAGCTGTGGGCCCAGCCAGCCTTGGAGATGCCGAAAAGACGGGACATCCTTGCGATTGTCCTCATCGTATTGCCCTGGACACTACTTGTCACCGTGTGGCACCAGAGCACCATCGCGCCTCTGCTCACCACGCACAAGG ATGACGGCAGTGACCCCCGGCGCGACGCGCCCCCGGGCGCTGACCCCCGGGAATACTGCATGTCGGACCGTGGCATCGTGGAGGTAGTGCGCACGGAGTACGTGTATACACGGCCCCCGCCGTGGTCGGACACACTGCCCACCATCCACGTGGTGACGCCCACCTACAGCCGCCCGGTGCAGAAGGCTGAGCTGACACGCATGGCCAACACGCTGCTGCACGTGCCCAACCTGCACTGGCTGGTGGTGGAGGACGCGCCGCGCCGGACGCCGCTCACCGCACGCCTGCTGCGCGACACCGGCCTCAACTACACGCATCTGCACGTGGAGACGCCCCGCAACTACAAGCTGCGCGGCGACGCCCGCGACCCGCGCATCCCGCGGGGTACCATGCAGCGCAACCTGGCCCTGCGCTGGCTGCGTGAGACTTTCCCGCGCAACTCCAGCCAGCCGGGCGTGGTCTACTTCGCCGACGACGACAACACCTACAGTCTGGAGCTCTTTGAGGAG ATGCGCAGCACCAGGAGGGTGTCTGTGTGGCCCGTTGCCTTCGTTGGTGGCCTTCGGTACGAGGCCCCACGGGTCAACGGGGCAGGGAAGGTGGTCGGCTGGAAGACAGTGTTCGACCCACACCGACCATTTGCAATAGACATGGCTGGATTTGCCGTCAACCTGAGGCTCATTCTACAGCGTAGCCAGGCCTACTTCAAGCTGCGTGGTGTGAAAGGAGGCTACCAAGAAAGCAGCCTCCTCCGAGAACTTGTTACCCTCAATGAcctggagcccaaggcagccaaCTGCACCAAG ATCCTGGTCTGGCACACACGGACAGAGAAGCCAGTGCTGGtgaatgaggggaaaaaaggcttCACTGACCCTGCTGTGGAGATCTGA